One Pseudomonas abieticivorans genomic region harbors:
- a CDS encoding TonB-dependent receptor — protein sequence MATCSWGAMAEVELDEVQVQGESLRDPRARSSASVKYVKPLLDVPQTVTVVGEPQFREQNALSLRSVLSNVSGITFNAGEGSGGSGDSINIRGFSANANLQLDGLRDSAQVSRSDTFNLQAVEVIKGPNSVFGGAGTTGGTINMISKAPQGEAFTELGAGLGTDHYRRLTLDTNQPLAGVGVNSAFRLNLMSHENTVPGRDHLDRQRWGLAPSLALGLSEQTRLTLSYLHQRDDARPDFGLPARDGKIIDGVSRQAYFGWRNLDKDRATTDSFTVQLQHDFNDNLSLQNLSRYSQVKREAMVSASHVNLQGMAPGRYRPAGPQAYGRNITSDLWINQTTLNSTFDTFGLGHALVLGMEVSREHYRRDAYRFNLDKFVPKEGFELAKPPGYWGGSKEREALGYTRNSLDDKALFVFDSIALNPQWDLSLGLRYDWIKGRGADYKPATGKLIASAQEGALSSRAGLVYKPVDNGRFYLAYGTSFNPTAEHLASNGSGLSAGTQDLGSETSKTWELGTKWALLDDRLELDAALFRVQKDNVRERLLDDTYLAAGRQRVQGLELSATGRLTEQWNLFANYTYQQSRTLESATTPKRVGQALGNTPPRSFNVWTTYQLPGDFTLGYGMRHVSERNVTSQDSAKLAAYWVHDAMLGYKVSKHLDLQLNLDNLFDKGYVERVRQATGSQSRSSAVELGDGRSAVLSGIYRF from the coding sequence ATGGCTACCTGTTCATGGGGCGCCATGGCCGAGGTGGAGCTGGACGAGGTTCAGGTCCAGGGCGAGTCATTGCGTGACCCGCGGGCCCGTAGCTCGGCCTCGGTCAAGTACGTCAAGCCGCTGCTGGACGTGCCCCAGACGGTCACGGTGGTCGGCGAGCCGCAGTTCAGGGAACAGAACGCCCTGAGCCTGCGCAGCGTGCTGTCCAACGTTTCCGGGATCACCTTCAATGCCGGCGAAGGCAGCGGCGGGTCTGGCGACAGCATCAACATCCGCGGTTTCAGCGCCAACGCCAACTTGCAGCTCGACGGCCTGCGCGACAGTGCCCAGGTCAGCCGCAGCGATACCTTCAACCTGCAGGCGGTGGAGGTTATCAAGGGGCCCAACTCGGTGTTCGGCGGGGCCGGCACCACGGGGGGCACCATCAACATGATCAGCAAGGCGCCCCAGGGCGAGGCGTTTACCGAACTGGGCGCGGGCCTGGGCACCGACCATTACCGGCGCCTTACCCTGGACACCAACCAGCCGCTGGCGGGCGTCGGGGTCAACAGCGCCTTCAGGCTCAACCTGATGAGCCACGAAAACACCGTGCCCGGTCGCGATCACCTCGACCGGCAACGCTGGGGCCTGGCCCCCTCGTTGGCCCTGGGCCTGAGCGAGCAGACCCGGCTGACCCTGAGCTACCTGCACCAGCGCGACGACGCCCGGCCAGACTTCGGCCTGCCGGCGCGCGACGGCAAGATCATCGACGGCGTCAGCCGACAGGCCTATTTCGGCTGGCGCAACCTGGACAAGGATCGCGCCACCACCGACAGTTTCACCGTGCAACTGCAGCATGACTTCAACGACAACCTGTCGCTGCAGAACCTGTCGCGCTATTCGCAGGTCAAGCGCGAGGCGATGGTCTCGGCTTCCCATGTCAATCTCCAGGGCATGGCGCCCGGCCGCTACCGGCCGGCTGGCCCGCAAGCCTACGGGCGCAATATCACCAGCGACCTGTGGATCAACCAGACCACCCTCAACAGCACCTTCGATACCTTTGGGCTTGGCCATGCGCTGGTGCTCGGCATGGAGGTGTCCCGCGAGCATTACCGGCGCGATGCCTACCGTTTCAACCTGGATAAGTTCGTGCCCAAGGAAGGTTTCGAGCTGGCCAAGCCACCCGGCTATTGGGGCGGGTCCAAGGAGCGCGAGGCATTGGGCTATACCCGCAACAGCCTGGATGACAAGGCGCTGTTCGTGTTCGATAGCATTGCGTTGAACCCGCAATGGGACCTTAGCCTGGGCCTGCGTTATGACTGGATCAAGGGGCGCGGTGCCGATTACAAACCGGCTACCGGCAAGCTGATCGCCAGCGCACAAGAGGGCGCCTTGAGCAGTCGCGCCGGGCTGGTTTACAAGCCGGTCGACAACGGTCGTTTCTACCTGGCCTACGGTACCTCGTTCAACCCGACGGCCGAGCACCTGGCGTCCAACGGCTCCGGGCTCAGCGCTGGCACGCAAGATTTGGGTTCCGAGACCAGCAAGACCTGGGAGCTGGGCACCAAGTGGGCGCTGCTGGATGATCGCCTGGAACTGGATGCGGCCCTGTTCCGGGTGCAGAAGGACAACGTTCGGGAGCGGCTGCTTGACGACACCTACCTGGCGGCTGGCCGGCAGCGCGTGCAGGGCCTGGAACTGTCAGCGACGGGGCGCCTGACCGAGCAGTGGAACCTGTTTGCCAATTACACCTACCAGCAAAGCCGCACCCTGGAGTCGGCTACGACGCCCAAACGTGTTGGGCAGGCCTTAGGTAACACACCGCCCCGTTCGTTTAATGTGTGGACCACTTACCAGTTGCCGGGTGATTTCACCTTGGGCTACGGCATGCGTCATGTCAGCGAGCGCAATGTCACTTCCCAGGACAGTGCCAAGCTGGCGGCCTATTGGGTGCACGACGCAATGCTTGGTTACAAAGTCAGCAAACACCTTGATCTGCAGCTTAACCTCGACAACCTGTTCGACAAGGGCTACGTCGAGCGGGTGCGCCAGGCTACCGGCAGCCAATCGCGCTCTTCGGCGGTAGAGCTGGGCGATGGTCGTTCGGCCGTATTGAGTGGCATCTATCGGTTCTAG
- a CDS encoding efflux RND transporter periplasmic adaptor subunit produces the protein MLRLALFCAFSVVLVGCGQEQAAVPRLRPAMVVQPQPASQAVLSYPGEVRARFEPELAFRVGGKVARRLVNEGDRVKADQPLAELDPQDVRLQLDASRAQVAAAEANLTMVKAERDRYKTLLERGMVSHSLFDNQENLYRAGLARLQQIKAENQVAGNQAGYAVLRAPQAGVIARRQVEVGQVVAAGQTVFTLAADGEREVLISLPEQSIGRMKVGDPVSVELWSQAGARFAGRVRELTPVADPRSRTFAARIAFEAGKVPAELGQSARVLIAADHSVPLSVPLSAVTAENGATYVWRLDAHDTLKRVAVEVGPYGEETVPVLQGLKASDWVVAAGVHVLHDGEQVRPVDRSNRVVVTADKE, from the coding sequence ATGTTGCGCCTTGCCCTGTTCTGCGCCTTTTCAGTTGTGCTGGTCGGTTGTGGTCAGGAGCAGGCGGCCGTGCCGCGCCTGCGCCCGGCCATGGTGGTGCAGCCGCAACCGGCCAGCCAGGCAGTGCTCAGCTACCCGGGCGAGGTGCGCGCGCGCTTTGAACCGGAGTTGGCCTTCCGCGTAGGCGGCAAGGTGGCGCGGCGGCTGGTCAACGAGGGGGACCGGGTCAAGGCGGACCAGCCGTTGGCCGAACTCGACCCGCAGGACGTGCGCCTGCAACTCGATGCCAGCCGTGCCCAGGTGGCGGCCGCCGAGGCCAACCTGACCATGGTCAAGGCCGAGCGCGACCGCTACAAGACTTTGCTTGAGCGCGGCATGGTCAGCCATTCGCTGTTCGACAACCAGGAAAACCTTTACCGCGCCGGCCTGGCCCGCCTGCAACAGATCAAGGCCGAAAACCAGGTGGCCGGCAACCAGGCCGGCTATGCGGTGCTGCGCGCGCCGCAGGCGGGCGTGATCGCCCGGCGGCAGGTCGAGGTCGGGCAGGTGGTAGCGGCCGGCCAGACGGTGTTTACCCTGGCGGCCGATGGTGAGCGTGAGGTGTTGATCAGCTTGCCGGAACAGAGCATCGGCCGCATGAAAGTGGGCGACCCGGTTTCGGTCGAGTTGTGGAGCCAGGCCGGCGCACGGTTTGCCGGGCGCGTTCGTGAATTGACGCCGGTGGCAGACCCCCGTTCGCGCACCTTTGCCGCACGGATCGCCTTCGAGGCGGGCAAGGTGCCGGCCGAACTGGGCCAAAGCGCCCGGGTACTGATTGCCGCCGATCACAGCGTACCGTTGTCGGTGCCGCTGTCGGCGGTAACGGCCGAGAACGGCGCGACCTACGTCTGGCGCCTGGACGCCCACGACACGCTCAAGCGCGTGGCGGTGGAGGTCGGCCCCTATGGCGAGGAAACCGTACCGGTGTTGCAGGGCCTCAAGGCCAGTGATTGGGTCGTGGCCGCCGGGGTGCATGTCCTGCATGACGGCGAGCAGGTGCGCCCGGTGGATCGCTCCAATCGGGTCGTGGTAACGGCGGACAAGGAGTAG
- a CDS encoding efflux RND transporter permease subunit, translating into MGFNLSAWALRNRQIVLFLMILLAAVGTLSYTQLGQSEDPPFTFKAMVIRTLWPGASAEEVSRQVTERIEKKLMETGEYEKIVSFSRPGESQVTFMALDSMPSSAIPDLWYQVRKKIGDIRQTLPGDVQGPFFNDEFGTTFGNIYALSGEGFDYAVLKDYADRIQIQLQRVKDVGKVELVGLQDEKIWIELSNVKLATLGLPMAAVQQALQEQNTVSTAGYFETPSERLQLRVSGRFKTVEEIRDFPLRVGERTIRIGDVAQVHRGFNDPPAPRMRFLGEDAIGLAVAMKPGGDILQLGKALEGEFAHIQQNLPVGMELRKVSDQPAAVKTGVGEFVRVLAEALVIVLLVSFFSLGMRTGLVVALTIPLVLAMTFASMHYLGIGLHKISLGALVLALGLLVDDAIIAVEMMAIKMEQGYDRLKAASYAWSSTAFPMLTGTLITAAGFLPIATAQSSTGEYTRSIFQVVTIALLTSWVAAVLFVPLLGERLLPDLAKRHREKHGDANPDPYATPFYQRVRGVVEWCVRRRKTVIVLTVVLFIGSVVLFRFVPQQFFPPSERLELMVDLKLAEGASLKNTTQEVKRLEAMLKGHAGIDNYVAYVGTGSPRFYLPLDQQLPAASFAQIVVLAKTIEDRETLRSWLIDTLDEQFPTLRGRVTRLENGPPVGYPVQFRVTGEHIEEVRALARQVAAKVRENAHVVNVHLDWEEPSKVVYLNVDQDRARALGVTTADLTRFLQSSLTGASVSQYREDNELIEILLRGTAQERTELSRLPSLALQTAGGQTVALSQVATLEYGFEDGIIWHRNRLPNVTVRADIYDKVQPATLVAQILPTLEKIRSDLPDGYLLEVGGTVEDSARGQNSVKAGVPLFIVVVLTLLMIQLRSFSRMAMVFLTAPLGLIGVTLFLLLFHQPFGFVAMLGTIALSGMIMRNSVILVDQIEQDIAAGVDQWQAIIEATVRRFRPIVLTALAAVLAMIPLSRSGFFGPMAVAIMGGLIVATALTLLFLPALYAAWFRVRKAE; encoded by the coding sequence GTGGGTTTCAATCTTTCCGCCTGGGCGTTGCGCAATCGCCAGATCGTGTTGTTCCTGATGATCCTGCTGGCGGCAGTCGGCACGCTGTCCTACACCCAATTGGGGCAGAGCGAAGACCCGCCGTTCACCTTCAAGGCGATGGTCATTCGCACGCTGTGGCCGGGTGCCAGTGCCGAAGAGGTGTCGCGCCAGGTCACCGAGCGCATCGAGAAGAAGCTCATGGAAACCGGCGAGTACGAGAAGATCGTTTCGTTCTCCCGGCCCGGTGAATCCCAGGTCACGTTCATGGCCTTGGACTCGATGCCCTCCAGCGCCATCCCCGACCTGTGGTACCAGGTGCGCAAGAAGATCGGAGACATCCGCCAGACCTTGCCAGGGGATGTGCAGGGGCCGTTTTTCAACGACGAGTTCGGTACCACCTTTGGCAACATCTACGCCTTGAGCGGCGAGGGTTTCGATTACGCCGTGCTCAAGGACTATGCCGACCGTATCCAGATCCAGTTGCAGCGGGTCAAGGATGTCGGCAAGGTCGAGTTGGTGGGCTTGCAGGACGAAAAGATCTGGATCGAGCTGTCCAACGTCAAGCTGGCCACCCTCGGCCTGCCCATGGCCGCGGTACAGCAAGCCTTGCAAGAGCAGAATACGGTAAGCACCGCCGGCTACTTCGAAACCCCTAGCGAGCGCCTGCAACTGCGGGTCAGCGGGCGTTTCAAGACGGTGGAAGAAATTCGCGACTTTCCGTTGCGGGTGGGCGAGCGAACGATCCGCATCGGCGATGTGGCGCAGGTGCATCGCGGCTTCAATGACCCGCCGGCGCCGCGCATGCGCTTTTTGGGCGAAGACGCCATCGGCCTGGCCGTGGCGATGAAGCCCGGCGGCGATATCCTGCAATTGGGCAAGGCCTTGGAAGGCGAGTTCGCGCACATCCAGCAGAACCTGCCGGTAGGCATGGAGTTGCGCAAGGTGTCCGACCAACCGGCTGCGGTCAAGACCGGCGTGGGTGAATTCGTGCGGGTGCTGGCCGAGGCCTTGGTGATCGTGTTGCTGGTGAGCTTTTTCTCGCTGGGCATGCGCACCGGGCTGGTGGTGGCACTGACCATCCCGCTGGTGTTGGCCATGACCTTTGCCAGCATGCATTACCTGGGCATCGGCCTGCACAAGATCTCGCTGGGCGCGCTGGTGCTGGCCCTGGGTCTGCTGGTGGACGATGCGATCATTGCCGTGGAGATGATGGCGATCAAGATGGAGCAGGGCTATGACCGGCTCAAGGCCGCCAGCTATGCCTGGTCGAGCACGGCGTTCCCGATGCTCACCGGCACCTTGATCACCGCTGCAGGCTTCCTGCCGATTGCCACCGCGCAGTCGAGCACGGGTGAGTACACCCGTTCGATTTTCCAGGTGGTGACCATCGCCTTGCTGACCTCTTGGGTCGCGGCGGTGTTGTTTGTCCCCTTGCTGGGCGAGCGGTTGTTGCCGGACCTGGCCAAGCGGCATCGGGAAAAGCATGGCGACGCTAACCCAGACCCCTATGCCACGCCTTTCTACCAGCGCGTGCGCGGGGTGGTGGAATGGTGCGTACGGCGGCGCAAGACGGTGATCGTGTTGACGGTGGTGCTGTTCATCGGCTCGGTGGTGTTGTTCCGCTTTGTGCCGCAGCAGTTCTTTCCGCCTTCCGAGCGGCTTGAGCTGATGGTCGACCTGAAGCTGGCCGAAGGCGCTTCGCTGAAAAACACCACGCAAGAGGTCAAGCGCCTGGAGGCGATGCTCAAGGGCCATGCCGGCATCGACAATTACGTGGCCTACGTGGGCACCGGCTCGCCGCGTTTCTACCTGCCCCTGGACCAGCAACTGCCCGCGGCCAGCTTTGCCCAGATCGTGGTGTTGGCCAAGACCATCGAAGACCGTGAAACCCTGCGCAGTTGGTTGATCGATACCCTGGACGAGCAGTTCCCCACGTTGCGCGGTCGCGTCACGCGCCTGGAAAACGGCCCGCCCGTGGGCTACCCGGTGCAGTTCCGGGTGACCGGCGAGCACATCGAGGAGGTTCGCGCCCTGGCGCGCCAAGTGGCGGCCAAGGTGCGCGAAAACGCCCATGTGGTGAACGTGCACCTGGATTGGGAAGAGCCCAGCAAGGTGGTGTACCTGAATGTCGACCAGGACCGTGCCCGTGCATTGGGGGTGACCACTGCCGACCTCACGCGGTTCCTGCAAAGCTCGTTGACCGGGGCCAGCGTCAGCCAGTACCGCGAAGACAACGAGCTGATCGAGATCCTGCTGCGTGGCACTGCCCAGGAGCGCACCGAACTGTCGCGCCTGCCCAGCCTTGCCTTGCAAACGGCCGGCGGCCAAACGGTGGCGCTGTCCCAGGTGGCGACGCTGGAGTATGGCTTTGAAGACGGCATCATCTGGCACCGCAACCGCTTGCCCAACGTGACCGTGCGCGCCGACATCTACGACAAGGTTCAGCCGGCGACCCTGGTGGCGCAGATTCTGCCGACCCTGGAAAAGATCCGCAGTGACCTGCCTGACGGTTACCTGCTGGAGGTGGGTGGCACGGTGGAAGATTCGGCTCGCGGGCAGAACTCGGTGAAGGCCGGGGTGCCGCTGTTCATCGTGGTGGTACTGACGTTGCTGATGATTCAATTGCGCAGTTTCTCGCGCATGGCGATGGTGTTCCTAACCGCGCCTTTGGGCTTGATCGGGGTGACGCTATTCCTGCTGTTGTTCCACCAGCCGTTTGGCTTCGTGGCAATGTTGGGCACCATTGCGCTGTCGGGCATGATTATGCGCAACTCGGTGATCCTGGTCGATCAGATCGAGCAGGACATCGCCGCCGGCGTTGACCAATGGCAGGCCATCATCGAGGCGACGGTGCGGCGTTTCCGGCCCATCGTGCTGACCGCGCTGGCGGCGGTACTGGCGATGATCCCGCTGTCGCGCAGCGGGTTCTTCGGGCCGATGGCAGTGGCGATCATGGGCGGGTTGATCGTGGCGACGGCGTTGACCTTGCTGTTTTTGCCGGCGTTGTATGCGGCCTGGTTTCGGGTTCGCAAGGCCGAGTAG
- a CDS encoding DUF4197 domain-containing protein: MLRRSTTLAGLCAGLLLSANVMALSLANLSQGDATGGLKDALTQGAQVAVKQLGTPGGFSNNPDVRIELPGKLGKAAKTMKKLGMGAQVDQLEASMNKAAEAAVPQAQALLVDAVKKMSVADAKAILSGGNDSATQYLSKTSREQIREKFLPIVKQATDQVGLAKQYNSFAGQAATLGVLDAKDANVEGYVTEQALNGLFEMIGKEEATIRKDPAAAATSLAKKVFGAL, translated from the coding sequence ATGCTTCGTCGCTCCACCACCCTCGCCGGCCTGTGCGCCGGCCTGCTGCTTTCGGCCAACGTGATGGCCCTGTCGTTGGCCAACCTGTCCCAAGGCGATGCCACGGGCGGGCTGAAAGACGCCCTGACCCAGGGTGCCCAAGTGGCCGTCAAACAGTTGGGTACCCCGGGCGGTTTCAGCAATAACCCGGACGTGCGCATCGAATTGCCTGGCAAGCTCGGCAAGGCCGCCAAGACCATGAAAAAACTCGGCATGGGCGCCCAAGTCGACCAGTTGGAGGCCAGCATGAACAAGGCCGCCGAAGCCGCCGTGCCCCAGGCCCAGGCCTTGCTAGTGGATGCCGTGAAGAAAATGAGCGTGGCCGACGCCAAGGCCATCCTCAGCGGTGGCAATGACTCCGCTACCCAGTACCTGAGCAAGACCAGCCGCGAGCAGATCCGCGAGAAATTCCTGCCCATCGTCAAGCAGGCCACCGACCAGGTTGGCCTGGCCAAACAGTACAACAGCTTCGCCGGCCAGGCCGCGACGTTGGGCGTGCTGGATGCCAAGGATGCGAACGTGGAAGGCTACGTGACCGAGCAGGCACTCAACGGGCTGTTTGAAATGATTGGCAAGGAAGAAGCGACCATCCGCAAGGACCCGGCCGCTGCCGCTACCAGCTTGGCGAAGAAGGTGTTCGGGGCGCTCTGA
- a CDS encoding YbaY family lipoprotein translates to MKKLSLVLLGALLSACSSQQAPTQASLDGEVFYLQRMALPADATLSVSLQDVSLADAPAVELARQSGPIKGQVPLPFHLDYNPAQVKPGHRYSVSARIEAQGQLLFISTEHNGVQLDGNDAQPLRIRLSPAR, encoded by the coding sequence ATGAAAAAACTGTCTTTGGTCCTGCTCGGCGCGCTGCTGAGCGCCTGTAGCAGCCAGCAGGCACCCACGCAGGCAAGCTTGGACGGCGAGGTGTTTTACCTGCAACGCATGGCCCTGCCAGCCGACGCCACCCTCAGCGTGAGCTTGCAGGACGTCTCCCTGGCCGATGCACCGGCGGTGGAACTGGCCCGTCAGAGCGGCCCGATCAAGGGCCAGGTGCCCCTGCCCTTCCATCTGGATTACAACCCAGCCCAGGTCAAGCCTGGCCACCGCTATTCGGTCAGTGCGCGCATCGAAGCACAAGGCCAACTATTGTTTATCAGCACCGAACATAACGGCGTGCAACTGGACGGCAACGATGCCCAACCCTTGCGTATTCGCCTGAGCCCTGCGCGCTGA